Proteins co-encoded in one Nitrospirota bacterium genomic window:
- a CDS encoding DUF2892 domain-containing protein codes for MKLNEWLRLIAGLFVLLAVVLGAVVHPYWNYVAAFVALNQIQSAFTGWCPMMAFLRRLGVQE; via the coding sequence ATGAAGCTCAATGAATGGTTGCGGCTGATTGCCGGTCTCTTTGTCCTCTTGGCGGTTGTGCTGGGGGCCGTTGTTCACCCCTATTGGAATTATGTTGCGGCGTTTGTGGCGCTGAATCAGATCCAGTCCGCCTTCACCGGCTGGTGTCCGATGATGGCCTTCTTGCGCAGGCTGGGCG